The Panulirus ornatus isolate Po-2019 chromosome 46, ASM3632096v1, whole genome shotgun sequence sequence ACAAAGAACCAACAACAGTACAAGAAATATCAACATATGAACTGTGCAAATCTTGTATACCTGGACACAAGACAactcatatgtttttttttcaatgtacaACTATGATTTCTACAATCCATACTGTCTGTAACATCCATTCATGATTGGAATAGACTATTTAACATTACTGATGATAATCTATATACATAATCTTTACCATATTCATAACAAGATGgcatctaataataataatcagaatGAACATAAATACTGTATATGGACTGTAGAGACATAATGAACACACTATAGCACCACCTTAAAATGGTTGCCATGCTTTATCTCCGAGATGAATTCTCTTTTAAAATTACAATCATTCTCCACAACTTAAAATTCTTACTTCTCTGTCACCATCACACTTAACATTCCCTTCATCATTCTTAGCTCCCTCAGCAAATCATGTGGACAATGATGTACAAAGAATAGAATGCCCCAGGAAAAAATAAAAGCCTTATACCTTCAATGTTTCCACTTGTTAACAATTATGTTATATGATTACAAACTCCAATGAAAAAGTTCCAAGCTACTTCGATGTTTCCAAAGGCTTGCAACTTACCTTCAGTGACATGTTCATGACTCTCACTtgagctgctactgctgctgcttccactTCCTTTACGCACTCGACTTGCTGCTACCATGCCACCAGCAactgcaacaccaccagcagctgctACGCCAACAATGGGTGCCACACTCTCAAATCCTAACAAAAAAGATGAGGTATCATACTGTATTCATATTTTGTACATCAGTTGTTACTAAATACTGTATTATCACATTACCAAACCTCTTGATATAATACATCATACCTTCTCTTACCTTTTCTCCCTGTTACAGGGTACCCTTCTATGGAGATGTATATATGTGCAAAAGAAGTATGCTgtatgtggaaggtgggcaggaaagaaagggtaatgagtggtagaatgatgaagttaagttgcaCGAGGATAAAAATGGGGAGGCAGTTAGAGGCAGAGATAAAGTGAGGCCGAGACTGAGTGAGTACTCTGAAAGACTATTTAATATGTTTGATGGCAGAGTGCAAGGAGGGTGTTTGAGTTGGGAAAGTATGCTAAGTGAGAGAATTATGGCAAGTggtgtggtgaaagccttgcataagataaaaCGTGGCAAGGCAAATGGAgtcgatggtattgcaggtgagtttcgtaagaaagggggtgactgtattgttgattagttTGTTATGACCTTCAATAAATGTATGGATGATAatggggtgcctgaggatcagCAAAATGCCTGTGTTGTGCAATGAAGTAAAGGTAAGAAGACCAATATGAGTGTTctaattaaagaggtataagtcttttgagtgtacctggtaagttgcaagGAAGAGTGATGATTGAGTGGGTGGTGACATGCAAATAGCAACAGATTAGGAAAGAACAATGAGGTTTCAGGATTGATAggggacatgtggatcaggtgtttgccttgaggaatgtatgttagaaatactataagaaatgaaaggatttgtatgtgacatttatggatctggagtacgCATATGACAGGGTCAACAAAGATGCTCCGTGGAGAGTTCTATGAACATATGGTGCAATGAAGAGCTAATAGAaaagaggagtttttatcaagagagtaaggtatgtgtgtgagtgggtcaagaggaaggtgagtgattCCAAGTGTAGATGGGTCAGGGGCAAGGATGTATGATATCAATGCAGCCATTTATCTTGTTTATGGTTGGctggtgggggaggtgaatgaaagtatCATGGAGAAAGGAGTGGGTATGCAGGTGAGTCAGCTGTATGGATATCTAGATATTTTGCATACCTTTTCAACCTATATAGAATaagaattctgaaacaaaaaatacatccaaataGCAGTAAGTGGACTTTCTGATATGcattcttatttttctctttcaatacCAAAAAGTCTGCATGACACTTAGATTAATCATATAATGCAGTGAAGCCATTTCCTTGACTGGATAGTGCTTGACTATGATATAAACTGTCTATAGGCAAAACAATCTTGTTTTTATTCAGATGCTCTATAATGTTTAACATCTCTGTAACTTACCTGATTGCTGATGCTTTGAATCTACTAATGAGTACATAACGTAATTTGGGGCAAAGCTTGAACCATTTTGATCATGATgctcatcatcactgtcattctCACTGTATCTTGTTACtccaaacatacattcactgtatGTCGGTAGTGCTGTGGGAAGTTCAAGAATCTTAGTAGAGACAATAGCTAAcagcctcttttccaagcacactcactttcaccacttcatTTAAAACCTCATTTCTTGTTTTCCTAAAACTACAATAAAATTTTCACACTTGCCTCCATCAAGAAATAATCAGACTATACCTGATGCCCCTGTCATCTTGTTAACATTCAACAATGGCTTTTTGCACATCTATCAGTCGGCAAATAATCAACAATACCCAATGACCCCAACCCCATATACCAAAGTAAActtatgtatctttttctttttcttaaaccaAGTcatcccaatcatcaatccttctTAAGCACAAAACTCAATACGATGTTGCCTATTTCTATTTCCACCACCCATCCTCAAATGCAACATCATCCACTCTTGCATCCAGATTTCCTATCACTGAGATCCCATCCCCTTCATTAAAATTCCCAAATCACTCACTCTGCTCCTCCAAAAAAGCATTCTTCCTTTTTAACTCCTCTTACTCCCCATCTTTCAGTGACATGAACTTCAAACAGGACAATaagtaaagaatgaaaaaattggAGGGAAACAATTCATATAATAGATAGATGGAATGATAATTCATAACAAGAAGTATTATACTGAGGTGGCATGTAGTTAATggataagagaaaaaagaataaatgcatttgagtggggcAATCTATGAATGAGAGGAGTGTATGAAATGACTCAGAGTCTGGAACAAGGTGCAAATAAGGGAAATTTTGCAGACACCTCCCCTACTTGGTAGAAATATGTCTTCATGTAGAATAACCAAACAAAAGCATAACCCTGATCTGTAATTTGTTTACTTACGCATTTCAGGGTATTGCTGAAACCCAGGGAAAAAGGGAGCTGATGGAGCTGGTGGTCCAGGGTAAGATGTGGTTGAGTAGGTGgggttgtatggagaaaaatttgaatcTAATGGAACACCACCTGAAAATCCAACTCCTGGAACCCCAGGCTGAGCTGGGTTGTAAGGAGGCTGTCCTGGGTATCCCGGAGGGGGAGGCTGTCCAGGatatcctggaggaggaggctgtcctGGGTATCCAGGAACAGGAGGCTGATTCATATAGCCAGTGGCATCTGGCTGTCCAGGAGCAAACCCTGGTGCACCAGCAGGAACAAAACCTGGTGCTGGTGGCTGTCCAGGAACAGGAGCAAAACCTGGTGCTGGAGGAAGTCCAGGAACAGGAGCAACAGGTACTGCTGGTGGCATCCCTGGAAAACCAGTTGGCTGACCTGGGTACAATGTTGATGcaggagcaaatgaagtgaagtaCTGCTTGAATGGTATGGAGCCTATCACAATGGGTGCCTCATGTTCTAGGTCTGTGTGACATCCAGATGGATCCATTTCAAACTGTAAGTAAAAGAAGGTTTTAGGCTTTGAGTTTTAAAatgctttcttcttttcactaTGATGCTATTAATCTGACTGATGACTAGAGCCAGGCAAGCAAGCTCAACCTGAAGTGGGACAAGATAAGGGAGGAGGAATGAgtgtgatggaaatgaagagGAAAGGGTAAGGCAATGCAAGGAAAGAGGTAGAAAGGACCATACAGTTGCCTTCATAACTatcaatgttacatacaaatccatctgtttttctaagcatttctcacatacattcctctaacacttctaaaaccacaccgtTCCTCctcaatcagatgctctgtacatgccatcactctcTAAGTCTATACCCACCCACCATATGagttaccaggtatactcaacatacttatagcTCTTTAGGttgaaacactcacctttaacccccttgcctttatacaatggcacactacatatgcattttgccaatcctcaccaTGCCTTGTGGGGCAAGTACAAAACAGCTCAGGAGTAAGCAATAAGTGTCTTCAGTGTGGAAAATGCATCTCAGGCAAGAGGGATCTTTTGATATGCTGAATCAGAGTTTATAATACTGGATAGATGGAATGAGATTGCTGTAAGAAACAGTAACACTGTTCTTGTTATAGACTACACGTCAAAAAATTTACAGAATAAGTGGTGGCACTTCTGCATAACCCAAATAACACAATGTTTTACTTAACTTAAACTTTTTTAATATTTGCCTTAAGTCAACAGGTGCTACACAAGGAAAACTTAAGACATGTATATGTCATCAACATTTTCTCATACATTTACAGCACTTAAAGCATTTCAAAGAAATTTCATACAACTGAAAATCTGTATTTCCATAGATTTAGTCCCATGGATAAGTGACACCACTATGTTTATGCCATATATAAATGGTCTGTTTCTATATATCATAACAAGAGAATACTATACAAATAAAAAACTTTTCCTAACATAACCATAAAAATAATGAGTCTGATCACTGCATCCATATTTCACATTACCAGTTGAATAATActagactcttttgccatggccacccccttgaaggtgttcccaaagggaatgggcctCAATGATATGGAtaaataggtgtttgctttgaagaatgtatgtgagaaatacttagaaaagcaaatggatttgtatgtagcatttatggatctggagaaggcatatgatagagttgatagagatgctctgtggaaggtattaagaatatatggtgtgggaggcaagttgttagaagcagtgaaaagtttttatcgaggatgtaaggcatgtgtacgtgtaggaagagaggaaagtgattggttctcagtgaatgtaggtttgcggcaggggtgtgtgatgtctccatggttgtttaatttgtttatggatggggttgttagggaggtgaatgcaagagttttggaaagaggggcaagtatgaagtctgttggggatgagagagcttgggaagtgagtcagttgttgttcgctgatgatacagcgctggtggctgattcatgtgagaaactgcagaagctggtgactgagtttggtaaagtgtgtgaaagaagaaagttaagagtaaatgtgaataagagcaaggttattaggtacagtagggttgagggtcaagtcaattgggaggtgagtttgaatgaagaaaaactggaggaagtgaagtgttttagatatctgggagtagatctggcagcggatggaaccatggaagcggaagtggatcatagggtgggggagggggcgaaaattctgggagccttgaagaatgtgtggaagtcgagaacattatctcggaaagcaaaaatgggtatgtttgaaggaatagtggttccaacaatgttgtatggttgcgaggcgtgggctatggatagagttgtgcgcaggaggatggatgtgctggaaatgagatgtttgaggacaatgtgtggtgtgaggtggtttgatcgagtaagtaacgtacgggtaagagagatgtgtggaaataaaaagagcatggttgagagagcagaagagggtgttttgaaatggtttgggcacatggagagaatgagtgaggaaagattgaccaagaggatatatgtgtcggaggtggagggagcaaggagaagagggagaccaaattggaggtggaaagatggagtgaaaaagattttgtgtgatcggggcctgaacatgtaggagggtgaaaggagggcaaggaatagagtgaattggagcgatgtggtataccggggttgacgtgctgtcagtggattgaatcaaggcatgtgaagcgtctggggtaaaccatggaaagctgtgtaggtatgtatatttgcgtgtgtggacgtatgtatatacatgtgtatgggggtgggttgggccatttctttcgtctgtttccttgcgctacctcgcaaacgcgggagacagcgagaaagaaaaaaaaaaaaaaatataataaagtaaagaaaaaaaaaatgctaatacCTTAAATTCATAGTCAATATCAATGATGCGGCAATACTCAAGATGGGATGGTGGGAGAGCAGGAATTGCCATTTCAACATTGGCCCAaatatcatcatcacctggcttaATTTCAGGTCTCTTAATTTCTGCTACTTTTCTGTGCTCTTTTTTGCGACTCCCTTCTGCATGGTAGGTTATGGTCTGCAAAGAAAAGATAATTTCAGTGACTTAAAAGAGAggcatggaaaagaaaaaagaataagttcAGCTATTAAACATAAaaatatgcaccaaaaatcacttCAACAGTTTACTTAACTATTTACAGTACTTGTAATTTTCTTCAGATTCAAAGGAGATGATTCAACACACTCAAAACACTTTTTAgccaatatcaacaaacttattgcGGAACTGTTAGTGTTGGCATAATGATCATCCAATGATTTTCCTAAAAAAAAGTCCAGATCAGTCAAAGTTTAAAAAGTCATTTCCTACTTGACATCACAATACAGGCATCAATAGTTCCATATGTATATGTTACTTTGT is a genomic window containing:
- the LOC139763042 gene encoding uncharacterized protein isoform X2, producing the protein MVMLISGIEVEFKGFAKVHWTERRTTGTGDDRTTETRHYTSNEKYYEVSYWVWGNGQSTSELPPGTHVFNFNYQIPTGIPGSFESHIGKVRHQCKAKMDIPWKVDKTCLRPYSVNTLYDLNVDSQAMMKIECTKHDYACCLWCRSGPMSLVLRIDRSGYVPGEKLIINAECSNMTNVKINSTKAAIYQTITYHAEGSRKKEHRKVAEIKRPEIKPGDDDIWANVEMAIPALPPSHLEYCRIIDIDYEFKFEMDPSGCHTDLEHEAPIVIGSIPFKQYFTSFAPASTLYPGQPTGFPGMPPAVPVAPVPGLPPAPGFAPVPGQPPAPGFVPAGAPGFAPGQPDATGYMNQPPVPGYPGQPPPPGYPGQPPPPGYPGQPPYNPAQPGVPGVGFSGGVPLDSNFSPYNPTYSTTSYPGPPAPSAPFFPGFQQYPEMPLPTYSECMFGVTRYSENDSDDEHHDQNGSSFAPNYVMYSLVDSKHQQSGFESVAPIVGVAAAGGVAVAGGMVAASRVRKGSGSSSSSSSSESHEHVTEDRTPLIIHHHEHHSHSDSDHEHERPNEPEPVPVCIPAPDHNSSSSSSSSSEAEPEAEEEPEAEEEPEAEEEPEAEEEPEPDPESEPEPEPEPEPEPESEPEPEPEPEPEPEPEPEEEFEEDFGGDEDYGGDEDYGGDE
- the LOC139763042 gene encoding arrestin domain-containing protein 3-like isoform X3, which encodes MPTTVAVVFDNPSAVFFSGQTITGHVNVICDKPKSCRGIEVEFKGFAKVHWTERRTTGTGDDRTTETRHYTSNEKYYEVSYWVWGNGQSTSELPPGTHVFNFNYQIPTGIPGSFESHIGKVRHQCKAKMDIPWKVDKTCLRPYSVNTLYDLNVDSQAMMKIECTKHDYACCLWCRSGPMSLVLRIDRSGYVPGEKLIINAECSNMTNVKINSTKAAIYQTITYHAEGSRKKEHRKVAEIKRPEIKPGDDDIWANVEMAIPALPPSHLEYCRIIDIDYEFKFEMDPSGCHTDLEHEAPIVIGSIPFKQYFTSFAPASTLYPGQPTGFPGMPPAVPVAPVPGLPPAPGFAPVPGQPPAPGFVPAGAPGFAPGQPDATGYMNQPPVPGYPGQPPPPGYPGQPPPPGYPGQPPYNPAQPGVPGVGFSGGVPLDSNFSPYNPTYSTTSYPGPPAPSAPFFPGFQQYPEMPLPTYSECMFGVTRYSENDSDDEHHDQNGSSFAPNYVMYSLVDSKHQQSGFESVAPIVGVAAAGGVAVAGGMVAASRVRKGSGSSSSSSSSESHEHVTEDKAHLVK